TAACCACAAACGTATCGTCAAAAAAAACTTTCTTTATTCTTTATTGCGCCGACTGTTCCCAAAAGTTTTTTCTCGATAGAGAAATCCAATTTAACGCGCTAGTATCATTGTTTTTTTTAAAACTCATTATAGTGTCAGGATGATGGATATAGATTTACACAAACGCTGTCAAACCCGTTCTTCTTAAGGTTTAAAAACGTATGGTATAAAGCAGGTTTTCTCAAAATGGGAATCATCGGTTTTGGAATATCAATCGTCAGCAGTCTAAGTCTTTTCCCTGCACCTGCCGCCCAGAACAAAAGCTTTCATTTAACATTCAAAGTCTCAGCGACATGCATGCAGCCGCCGTCAGTATCAATATGAAGCGCCGAGTATTTAATAACTGAGCAAAGCTCGTCAAAAGAAGTTTTTCCGTTTAAATACAAATCCGTCTCTTCCAGATAATCACTGTTTATACCGACTTGAACTATCTTAAATTTTTTTAATTCTCTCCTTATATTTTCCAACAATCTTTTCCAGTTTTTCGTTTCCCATATTTTTGTATATCGCCCGCTCATGCCGGTGATATAACCCTTATTTCCCCAGCCGTGCTGGAAAGTTATGTACTTATCTTCTTTATCCAACCCGAATTTTGAAATATTCCGCTCTTTATAATTTAGCACCAAATTATTTTTTTGATGCTTTAATCCCGGCGCTCAGTTTAATAATATCATTTATCTTTAAACCGTTTTTAACAGCTTTTTTCTGAAAAAGATATTGGTTTTTAAAACTAAAACAGTACGAATATTCTTTTTTTATTTCTTCAAAACCATCTGCAAATTTTCTTACAGCGGATTTTTTTATTTTTTGACGTTATCTTCACACTCAGCAAAGTCAGATCCGTATCTGCTTCTTTTAATGCTGCTTCATCTGCTTTAGGGCAAAACAAAATCATTAGTTTCTCCCATTATTTTTTGACAGATTTAAAAGATTTTTCTTTTATAGATTCTACTTTTTCAACATATTCTTTTTTCTCATCTTCTCCTAAAATTTTTTCTCTTATTTTAGCTTCTATCTCTCCGGCAACTGCAGAATTTTCAGATAAATAAGTTTTCACGTTATCTCTTCCCTGTCCGAGTCTTTCGCCATTATAACTGAAAAATGCTCCCGCCTTTTCAATTATTCCGTCATTTACACCCATATCTATCAGATATCCGAGCTTATCAATGCCCTGCCCGAAAATTATTTCAAATTCAGCCTGCTTAAAAGGAGCGGCAACTTTATTTTTCACAACTTTAACCCTTACTCTGTTGCCTAAAATTTCGTCGCCTTTTTTAATTGATTCAATTCTTCTTATATCGAGCCTTACCGAAGAGTAAAATTTGAGAGCAAGCCCTCCGGGAGTTGTTTCGGGACTTCCCCACATCACTCCTATTTTTTGTCTCAGCTGATTTATAAATACTATTGAAGTTTTTGATTTGGAAATATTTGAGGTAAGTTTTCTAAGAGCCTGACTCATAAGTCTTGCCTGAAGACCTACGAAAGAATCTCCCATTTCACCCTCAATTTCGGCTTTAGGAACAAGAGCCGCTACGGAATCGACAACTATAATATCAACCGCTCCGGAACGTATAAGTTTATCCGCAATTTCAAGACCTTGTTCGCCTGAATCCGGCTGCGATATTAGAAGATTGTTTATATCTACGCCCAGTTTTTGCGCATACTCAGGATCCATTGCATGTTCTGCATCGATATATGCCGCAATACCGCCGAGTTTTTGCGCTTCGGCAACCATACATAAAGCCAGAGTTGTTTTCCCCGACGATTCCGGGCCGTAAATTTCAATTATTCTCCCGCGCGGTATTCCTCCTATACCAATAGCTATATCAAGAGGAAGAGCGCCTGTCGGTATTGAATCAACCCTTTCCTTAGAATGTTTCTCACCAAGCCTCATAATTGCTTCTTTCCCAAAATCTTTTTCAATCTGCGAAAGAGCTAAATCCAACGCTTTAAGCTTCTCATCTTTTGCCATAACTCCCTCCGAGTTCTATCCCTTCCCTTGCTTATACTCCTTCTAATCCTCCCATTATTTTAACGACAGGGTAGGAAAAGGGGAACTTAACCCTTTTCCACCAAGTCCCAACCGGAGCAGATGAAATTTTAACTGAAGCGTTTCTGTCTGCAACAAAATTATGAAGCCTGTTTATCGTTCCGTTATTGTCAAAACCGCCGTTTGTTGATTTTAATTTTCTTTTAAATATTTCTTTAAACCAATTTTTCATTTTATCTCTTTCATTAAGAAAAGCAAAACTAACGCAAAACCACTGCCCAAGCCAACGATGTTTCCCATTTACCTCTTATTGCTCTCCAAAAAGCCAAGCCCAACATTATTAACATTGACACAAAACTTATTATCACCATCACAATTATAAATATTTCGGACCAGTCCATTTTTACTTCTTTCTCCTCTTTTGTTTTTCTGTCTTTATTTCGTTTTCTTAAAATCAGTAATCTTTCTAGTAAATCTAATTAATATATCTTTTCGTCTGCTACTAGATTAAGCCGTTTATAAATCTCAAAAAGTCATCCATATCAATAACAAATATCCATATTCCTTTTTCTCTCTTTCCATTTGTCTGATTTAACATTACTGAGCGCATTTCCTATGCTTCCTCTCTGCGATATCCGTCCCTACAACTGCTTCATGCGTTATACGTCCTTTTAAAAACCATAATTTTTAGGTTTGAAATATCCGATATTTCCTCAGGTTTTCAAGACTTTGCAACAAAGCGGCTTCACCTTTTTAAAACGGCAAAAGCATACTCATCAGCATCTTGTTTCTAAATTCAAAAGACAACAGTCTTTAAGAATTGATGGATTTTTACCATAGCCAACGTATCTCGGGCGCAATATTTCAGCAAGTTTTTTTTTGTTTCTTCAATTTTTTTATCATCATAGAGTCCCATCGCCATAAAAGCAAAAGAGGCAGCGGCATTTCCGCCGTCTCCTATTTCCAAATCTGCATAATTCATTTCAGGAACTAGTACCGGAAGAACTTTCTTAATAGACGAACGACCGTGAAAATTTATGTCATAATAATTTTTTTTTAAGATCAGTTCCAAATCGACAATCCTTTCGGTTATTTTATTAAGTTTTTCACCTAAATCAGAAAAAAGTCTCGCAAGATTAGATATGCAAATACGTTCAAAATTCGCATAGGTTATAACATTGCCTTCTTCGCCCAAACATTTAATAAGTCTTTCTGCAACTTCACGACGACAGTCTTTTGTCTGATCCGCAATATACTCATAATGATCCAATATATTTCCTGCATCATCGGTTCTATCTATTGAGAACTGCGTCAAAAACTGCATATGCGGAGCAATGTCCCGATATAACGGCATTATAGTCATCACCGACTCAAAGTCGAGATAATAAAAAGGCTGCTTTATATTATTCATCTCTGTTTTTAAATTTTCCGATACATAATTTGTATTTGTTAAAACGCAGTTTTTAACTATCTGCTGCATTCGCGAAAGTTCAAAATCAGCTGGAATTTTATCAATCATATCCACACCCGCAGTTATTAATTTCTCTATCGCAAGAACTGAAAGTCTCGGCAGGTCAAATATATGGTTTTTTATATCTTTACTTATGCAGCCGTCAAACACCAGACAGTTCTTACAATTTCTTTTCAAATAAGGTTCCGGCATATTTTCAGATTCAATATTTTCAAGAACCTCATCTGAAAGAATTAAAAATTTCTGAACTTTCGACTTAACTTTTTCAGTACAATCCAATCTTTTAAAAAGCTGTGATATATCCATTCCGAGACGATAGTCATTTGATAAACAAAGAATAGTAGCTTTACTTACATCGAGTCCTGATTTAGCCAAAACCATTGCTTTAAAAGATATGTCGCGAGCGTATTTAACTTTATATTTGTTGCCTGACTTAACCTCAAATAAATGCCATGAATTGTCATCAAGTTTTTGCAGTATATCAACTTTTGTAAAATAACCGCCTGCAACAAAAGAAGCTCCACAAATTGTTTTAACGCCGGGATCCAAAAGCAACTCTTTAGTATATAATACCGCATCGTAGATTCCAAGTCTTCCGACTTCTACCGCGTTCGAAAAAAGTTGCCATGAAATATTACGTATCTTTCTCCCCTCAAGCCTCAGAAGTTCATTTCTAGAACAGGTAAGTTTTGGAAGCATATTTCTTCTTGTCATCCAACCCAAAGTAGGACAGCTCAAATAGTTGATAAAAGCAGTTTTATTTATATATCTCATGACTTAAATTGACAACTTGCACATTTTCAAATACTATCTGTTCTGCACATAAAATATAAATGCAAAACAGTTTTTTCACTCACTTCACAGCTTATTTTTTTCATTCCCCTGAAAGTTAAACCACTGAGCAACATATCTTAGAACTTTTATGCCAGTTCTTAACTTTGACTTTTATCAAACTATTCGCCCAATTTCAGATAATATTTGCCCTCTCCAAAAACTTTTGTGATCAGAAATCCCCCAGCGACAACTGGCCTTCCTCTTTTATCTTCCAGTCCTCTTTGCCAACGCGCTGACCTATATCTTCAAGCACGTTCAATATAGTTTGATTTTCAGTCGTTACACCGTTTTTCAAAAGCGGCAATATATGTAACACTGTTTCGTCAAAAGTCGGATTTCTTTTTTCTCTTTCCATTCTGCGCAGATAGCTAATTAGGTAATATCTAATACGCAATTTAACGTCAATATGCGTCTGAAATTTTGCATTCTCTTTTATTGTAAAAATTTTTGTTTGTTCGTCGTAGTCAAAACTTTCACGAAGCAAAGTCGTAAGATCTGAATATTCCTTCTTTAACAAATCAAGAAAACCAAGCTCCAGTCCCTTAATAATTAACTCGTCGTTTATCTGTTCTAAAGTTGCGCCATTGTTTTTTGCAATTATCCCCTCTATCGTCTGCGTAACTATATCAGCTATATCCATACCTAAATTCGCTTTCATTATCCCAAAAAGATAAATCTGCCGCCGTACCTTTTAAAATCTGTACGTTTGAAATTGTTTTATCATTTATAAAATATTCCATTTCTTTTTTTGCCTCGCTTACCTTTTTATAGCGAAGTTCAAAAGTTTTAATGAAATTCACATCTTTAGGAACTGGAGCTATCCTATATCGATAATACTGAAATGCAGCAACATTGCCGCCATTTTCTGTTTTTACATAGCTTGAAGCATGATAAGTTAAATTAACTCTTGTGACCAGTCCTGAAAACATCAATAATAATGAACTTTTAATATTTTCATTTTTCTGCTTTTTTATTATTGATTTTAATAACGCAAGCCGCACCATTTGTATGTCGCTGAATAGCTTGTCAACAGTATCGACGTCTGAACCCTTGGGTAGCGCAAGTTTTTTTGGTCCCGGATATTTCTTCAACGCTTTTTCAATTTCTTCTTTTGTTTTTGGTTCTTTTTTAACATACTCGTCCTTCACTTCTTCAAATGCCTGCGCTAAATCAGATTGTCTAACAATCGTAGTCATAAGCAATGACTTCACTAAAAAAATCGCCATAGGATTCAAATCTATATTTATAGCTTTTCTCCCGTTCATCAAGGCTTCAACGGCAGTAACTCCGCTTCCGCCAAAAGGATCAAGCACTAAATCGCCGGGCTTGCTATAGTTTTTAATATATTCGGCTACTATATTCCAGCTCTGTTTTGTAAAGTATCCGTGAACGCCGAAATGTCTTTTTGCGGCTCGTTTTTTTACTGGTATTTCTTCAAGCAGAAGTCTGTTGACATAATCAAACTGATTTTCATATAATCCAGTCGTTTCTCTCGGTTCATAATAAAACCTTTTGCCTGTTTGAAAACTTGCAGGAGACAGCAAAGTTATCAGTTTTTCCCAATTTTCATCTATATTTTCAAGTTTAAAATATAAAACAGGCTTGCCGTCTGTTGAGAAAGAAGTCCTAAAAACTGAAAACTCTAAGCCGTTGCAAAGCGCAAAATATGTGCTGCTTATTTCACGGTGCGCAGCATAACTGTAAACTTGCTCTACATTATCGCTATTTATAACTTTTTGATCCGGCGCTTTTGCATCTAAAACCCATGCGCAATTATTCCCTACTTTTAAAACATAATCAGGTATAAGGTTTACAGCTCTCTTTTTACTCCCAACTTTTAAAAAAGGATGCTGCAAAGTTCTACTGCGGACAATGTTTTCCTGCGCATATCCAAGTTTTTTCAGTATAGGCGAAATTATAACTTCTCTAACACTATCTTCCTTAAAATCACGATCAGAAGCTATTTTGTTGAAATTGAGATCAGAAAATACAGTTTCTTTCATTTTAAACTTTAAGTCTCTTTTTATCTGTTTCGTCACATATACGCACTAAAAACAGTCGCAAAACATTTCTGTACTTTAAATCAAAATATTTGGAAACAACAAATAAAAAAAGATATTCCAGCTATTTGTATGCTAACTCCCAACCATCTTTTCTTTTATTCTCTTAAGATTTTCCACAACGGAATAAGGCACTCTCATTTTGCCAATAATATGATGTTCTTTTTTGTGCGGACCGTGGCAATCTGACCCACCCGTTGCAATAAGATTAAACTTTTCGGCAAGACTCAAAAATTTTTTCACAGTATTTCCCGAATGTTTTATATGCCAAGCTTCAATACCCATAAGTCCGTCTTTTATAAACGATTTAAACATATTTTCATCATTATAGTGAATATAATAAGGATGTGCCATAACAGGAATTCCGCCGGCATTTAAAATAAGTTTTATTGCATTATGCGCCGATATAGAACATTTAGTAGGCACATAAGCCAGTTTTCCCTTAGACAAATATCTTTGAAATGCTTCATTAACGCTTCCAACAAGCTTTTCTTCAACCAGCGCTTTGGCAAAATGCAGTCTTCCTATAACCTTATCTTCAATCTTTTTAAAAAAACTGTCATCTTTCAATTCAGCGCCGCTCTTTTTAAGCTTTTCAAAGATTTCAACAGCTCTTTCATACCTTGCTTTCCTAAAAACAGTCAAAGTTTTTTTTAATTTTTCTGATTTATAATCTATATAATATCCTAAAATATGCATCTCGCTCTTCTGCGAATCCAATATAACTTCAGATGACAATTCAATTCCGGGAACAATTTCAAGACCAGTTTTTGATGCAATTTCCAGAGCTTCATCAATACCGTCCACACAGTCATGATCTGTTATGCTTATTGCGGCAAGCTTCATTTTAGAGGCATACTCAACCACTTCTTTAGGAGCAAATACACCGTCAGAATAATTAGTATGAATATGCATATCAACATATAAATTAGCGGCACCAACATTATCCATTAAAGAGTCTCCGATACTAAAG
This genomic interval from Candidatus Endomicrobiellum trichonymphae contains the following:
- the recA gene encoding recombinase RecA, producing MAKDEKLKALDLALSQIEKDFGKEAIMRLGEKHSKERVDSIPTGALPLDIAIGIGGIPRGRIIEIYGPESSGKTTLALCMVAEAQKLGGIAAYIDAEHAMDPEYAQKLGVDINNLLISQPDSGEQGLEIADKLIRSGAVDIIVVDSVAALVPKAEIEGEMGDSFVGLQARLMSQALRKLTSNISKSKTSIVFINQLRQKIGVMWGSPETTPGGLALKFYSSVRLDIRRIESIKKGDEILGNRVRVKVVKNKVAAPFKQAEFEIIFGQGIDKLGYLIDMGVNDGIIEKAGAFFSYNGERLGQGRDNVKTYLSENSAVAGEIEAKIREKILGEDEKKEYVEKVESIKEKSFKSVKK
- a CDS encoding DUF2779 domain-containing protein; this translates as MRYINKTAFINYLSCPTLGWMTRRNMLPKLTCSRNELLRLEGRKIRNISWQLFSNAVEVGRLGIYDAVLYTKELLLDPGVKTICGASFVAGGYFTKVDILQKLDDNSWHLFEVKSGNKYKVKYARDISFKAMVLAKSGLDVSKATILCLSNDYRLGMDISQLFKRLDCTEKVKSKVQKFLILSDEVLENIESENMPEPYLKRNCKNCLVFDGCISKDIKNHIFDLPRLSVLAIEKLITAGVDMIDKIPADFELSRMQQIVKNCVLTNTNYVSENLKTEMNNIKQPFYYLDFESVMTIMPLYRDIAPHMQFLTQFSIDRTDDAGNILDHYEYIADQTKDCRREVAERLIKCLGEEGNVITYANFERICISNLARLFSDLGEKLNKITERIVDLELILKKNYYDINFHGRSSIKKVLPVLVPEMNYADLEIGDGGNAAASFAFMAMGLYDDKKIEETKKNLLKYCARDTLAMVKIHQFLKTVVF
- a CDS encoding DNA methyltransferase, with product MTKQIKRDLKFKMKETVFSDLNFNKIASDRDFKEDSVREVIISPILKKLGYAQENIVRSRTLQHPFLKVGSKKRAVNLIPDYVLKVGNNCAWVLDAKAPDQKVINSDNVEQVYSYAAHREISSTYFALCNGLEFSVFRTSFSTDGKPVLYFKLENIDENWEKLITLLSPASFQTGKRFYYEPRETTGLYENQFDYVNRLLLEEIPVKKRAAKRHFGVHGYFTKQSWNIVAEYIKNYSKPGDLVLDPFGGSGVTAVEALMNGRKAINIDLNPMAIFLVKSLLMTTIVRQSDLAQAFEEVKDEYVKKEPKTKEEIEKALKKYPGPKKLALPKGSDVDTVDKLFSDIQMVRLALLKSIIKKQKNENIKSSLLLMFSGLVTRVNLTYHASSYVKTENGGNVAAFQYYRYRIAPVPKDVNFIKTFELRYKKVSEAKKEMEYFINDKTISNVQILKGTAADLSFWDNESEFRYGYS
- a CDS encoding glycosyltransferase family 9 protein translates to MLNYKERNISKFGLDKEDKYITFQHGWGNKGYITGMSGRYTKIWETKNWKRLLENIRRELKKFKIVQVGINSDYLEETDLYLNGKTSFDELCSVIKYSALHIDTDGGCMHVAETLNVK
- a CDS encoding sugar phosphate nucleotidyltransferase, which produces MFWAAGAGKRLRLLTIDIPKPMIPILRKPALYHTFLNLKKNGFDSVCVNLYPSS
- a CDS encoding PHP domain-containing protein; the encoded protein is MDNVGAANLYVDMHIHTNYSDGVFAPKEVVEYASKMKLAAISITDHDCVDGIDEALEIASKTGLEIVPGIELSSEVILDSQKSEMHILGYYIDYKSEKLKKTLTVFRKARYERAVEIFEKLKKSGAELKDDSFFKKIEDKVIGRLHFAKALVEEKLVGSVNEAFQRYLSKGKLAYVPTKCSISAHNAIKLILNAGGIPVMAHPYYIHYNDENMFKSFIKDGLMGIEAWHIKHSGNTVKKFLSLAEKFNLIATGGSDCHGPHKKEHHIIGKMRVPYSVVENLKRIKEKMVGS